In a genomic window of Candidatus Hydrogenedentota bacterium:
- a CDS encoding NADH-dependent [FeFe] hydrogenase, group A6 — translation MPTLTVDDVRVEVPEGTSILNAAQKAGVKIPTLCYLKDLQAIGACRVCLVEVEGARTLVASCVTPVTEGMKVYTQRKRVREARKTVVELLLSDHQGDCQTCARSADCELQELAADLGIRDIRFPGEKSKSFIDNSTPALVRDSGKCILCRRCVTVCRETQGVGGLFAQNRGFDTVVGPAFCGDLDDVVCVQCGQCGAVCPVGAITEKDQIAEVWAALEDPTKTVVVQTAPAIRAALGECFGNPPGTLVTGKMVSALRRLGFDAVFDTNFAADLTILEEGTELLTRLKKALVDKEPVALPMFTSCSPGWIKFIEYFYPEMLPNVSTCKSPQQMFGALAKTYYAEKIGKKPEDMFVVSIMPCTAKKFESQRPEMNASGVRDVDVVLTTRELGRMITQAGIDFNSLPDDKMDSPMTEGSGAADIFANTGGVMEAALRTVYEIVTGKPLPFENFHVTPIVGLEGIKEAAVTFTETVPEWSFLKGVTARVAVTHGLGNVHKLMERIKSGAATYHFIEVMTCPGGCIGGGGQPRMTDNSVRLARIAAIYKEDEGKQIRKSHENPDVTRIYKEFLGEPNGHKSHQLLHTKYTERSRV, via the coding sequence ATGCCAACGTTGACGGTTGACGATGTCCGGGTGGAAGTCCCGGAAGGAACATCAATTTTGAATGCCGCGCAAAAAGCCGGTGTCAAGATTCCGACTTTGTGTTACTTGAAGGATTTGCAGGCCATCGGCGCGTGCCGCGTGTGTCTGGTCGAAGTGGAAGGCGCGCGGACGCTGGTCGCCTCGTGCGTCACGCCCGTGACCGAAGGCATGAAGGTTTACACGCAGCGCAAGCGCGTGCGCGAGGCCCGCAAGACGGTGGTCGAACTGTTGCTCTCCGATCACCAGGGAGACTGCCAGACCTGCGCCCGCAGCGCCGACTGCGAACTGCAGGAACTGGCCGCCGATCTCGGAATCCGCGACATCCGTTTTCCCGGCGAGAAGAGTAAAAGTTTCATTGACAATTCGACGCCCGCTCTCGTCCGGGACAGTGGAAAGTGCATCCTGTGCCGCCGTTGCGTGACGGTCTGCCGTGAAACGCAGGGAGTCGGGGGACTCTTTGCGCAAAACCGCGGATTTGACACGGTGGTCGGCCCGGCGTTTTGCGGCGATCTCGACGACGTTGTGTGCGTGCAATGCGGCCAATGCGGCGCGGTGTGCCCCGTCGGCGCGATCACCGAGAAAGACCAGATTGCGGAAGTTTGGGCGGCCCTCGAGGATCCAACGAAGACCGTCGTGGTCCAGACGGCCCCGGCCATCCGCGCCGCGCTCGGCGAATGCTTCGGCAACCCGCCGGGCACGCTGGTCACGGGTAAGATGGTCAGCGCGCTGCGGCGGCTGGGTTTCGATGCTGTGTTCGACACGAATTTCGCGGCGGACCTGACCATTCTCGAAGAGGGGACGGAACTCCTTACGCGCCTGAAGAAGGCGTTGGTGGACAAGGAGCCCGTGGCGTTGCCGATGTTCACGAGTTGCTCGCCGGGGTGGATCAAGTTCATCGAATACTTCTATCCGGAAATGCTGCCGAACGTTTCGACATGCAAATCGCCGCAGCAGATGTTCGGCGCGCTGGCCAAGACATACTACGCCGAGAAGATCGGCAAGAAGCCGGAGGACATGTTCGTCGTGTCCATCATGCCGTGCACCGCGAAAAAATTCGAGAGTCAGCGGCCCGAAATGAACGCCAGCGGTGTGCGCGATGTGGACGTGGTCCTTACAACGCGCGAACTTGGACGCATGATTACGCAGGCAGGCATTGATTTCAACAGCCTGCCCGATGACAAAATGGATTCCCCGATGACCGAAGGATCGGGCGCGGCGGATATTTTTGCGAACACCGGCGGCGTGATGGAAGCGGCCCTGCGCACCGTCTACGAGATCGTGACCGGAAAACCGTTACCATTCGAGAACTTCCATGTAACGCCGATCGTCGGCCTCGAAGGCATCAAAGAAGCTGCGGTCACGTTCACCGAAACAGTTCCCGAGTGGTCCTTCCTGAAGGGCGTGACGGCGAGAGTCGCGGTGACGCACGGCCTTGGAAATGTCCACAAACTGATGGAACGGATCAAGTCCGGCGCGGCCACCTATCACTTCATCGAAGTGATGACCTGCCCCGGCGGCTGTATCGGCGGCGGCGGACAGCCCCGCATGACCGACAACAGCGTCCGCCTTGCGCGCATCGCCGCCATCTACAAGGAAGACGAGGGCAAACAGATCCGCAAGTCGCACGAGAATCCCGACGTTACCCGAATCTACAAGGAATTCCTCGGCGAACCCAACGGCCACAAGTCGCACCAACTGCTCCACACGAAGTACACGGAGCGTTCGCGCGTGTAA
- a CDS encoding sulfatase produces MLSRRDFLKAAGLGAACWAGHAWSAESPAVRRPNFVFILVDDLGWRDLGCFGSTFYETPHLDRLANEGVRFTSAYAACPVCSPTRASIMTGKYPARLGTTDYFGAPQPDKVAHHWTQNKPLLPAPYLDHLPLEEITIAEALKEAGYSTFFAGKWHLGGDGFLPEEQGFDINKGGHRFGGPPGGYFSPYKNPKLESGPPGEHLPARLAEETVRFMREHKDGPFLAYLSFYSVHVPLQAREDLKAKYEKKAAALDSQEPVWGREGDRDVRMVQSHPVYAGMVEAMDQAVGNVLNALDELGIADNTIVFFMSDNGGLSTAEGHATSNLPLRGGKGWLYEGGIREPMIVKWPGVAQPGTVCGEPVISTDFYPTMLDMAGLPAKPRQHVDGMSFAGLLKGGKRPKRDALYWHYPHYGNQGGTPGAAIRAGDWKLIEFFEERPPELYNLREDLSEKRNMASEKPEKVRTLRAMLHRWQKDVGARFPTPNPDAKS; encoded by the coding sequence ATGCTGTCACGGAGGGATTTTTTGAAGGCTGCGGGACTGGGCGCGGCCTGTTGGGCCGGCCATGCGTGGAGCGCGGAATCGCCGGCCGTTCGACGCCCGAATTTCGTTTTTATCCTCGTGGACGATCTGGGCTGGCGCGACCTCGGCTGTTTCGGCAGCACGTTCTACGAGACGCCCCATCTCGACCGGTTGGCGAATGAAGGCGTGCGGTTCACCAGCGCCTACGCGGCATGTCCGGTGTGCAGTCCGACCCGTGCAAGCATCATGACCGGCAAGTATCCGGCGCGGCTGGGAACCACGGATTACTTTGGGGCGCCGCAACCCGACAAGGTCGCCCATCATTGGACCCAGAACAAGCCGCTGTTGCCCGCGCCGTATCTCGATCACTTGCCGCTGGAGGAAATAACCATTGCGGAGGCATTGAAGGAAGCGGGTTATTCGACCTTCTTCGCGGGCAAGTGGCACTTGGGCGGCGACGGATTTCTGCCCGAGGAACAAGGTTTCGACATCAACAAGGGCGGTCATCGTTTCGGCGGACCGCCGGGCGGTTATTTTTCGCCGTACAAAAATCCCAAACTCGAAAGCGGCCCGCCCGGCGAACATCTGCCCGCCCGGCTGGCCGAGGAAACGGTGCGCTTCATGCGCGAACACAAGGACGGGCCGTTTCTGGCCTATCTGTCGTTTTATTCGGTGCATGTTCCGCTTCAGGCGCGCGAGGATCTGAAGGCGAAATACGAAAAAAAAGCGGCGGCGCTGGATTCCCAAGAACCGGTGTGGGGACGGGAAGGCGACAGGGATGTCCGCATGGTGCAAAGCCATCCGGTGTATGCCGGCATGGTCGAGGCGATGGATCAGGCCGTGGGAAATGTGCTGAATGCCCTGGACGAACTCGGCATCGCGGACAACACCATCGTGTTCTTCATGTCGGACAACGGCGGCCTCAGCACCGCCGAGGGGCATGCCACCTCGAACCTGCCCCTGCGCGGGGGGAAGGGCTGGCTGTACGAGGGCGGCATTCGCGAGCCGATGATCGTGAAATGGCCCGGCGTAGCCCAACCGGGAACGGTATGCGGCGAGCCGGTCATCAGCACGGACTTCTATCCGACGATGCTCGACATGGCCGGCCTGCCCGCAAAACCACGGCAGCATGTGGACGGCATGAGTTTCGCCGGGTTGCTCAAGGGCGGCAAGAGGCCGAAACGCGATGCCCTCTATTGGCATTACCCCCATTATGGCAACCAGGGCGGAACGCCCGGCGCGGCGATTCGCGCGGGCGATTGGAAACTGATCGAATTCTTCGAGGAGCGTCCGCCGGAACTCTACAATCTGCGCGAAGACCTTTCCGAAAAGCGCAACATGGCCTCCGAAAAGCCGGAGAAAGTCCGTACACTCCGCGCCATGCTGCACCGCTGGCAGAAAGATGTCGGCGCCCGGTTTCCGACGCCCAATCCCGACGCAAAATCATGA